In Methanococcus voltae, a single window of DNA contains:
- the fhcD gene encoding formylmethanofuran--tetrahydromethanopterin N-formyltransferase, producing the protein MELNGVAIDNTFAEGFPIWTSRVLITAATERLAKVAATEATGFACSVIMCPAEAGIEKYVAPAETPDGRPGYIVEICHPKKSGLEHQLLERLGQCVLTAPTTAVYDAMGEDAEEQLKVGFKLKFFGDGYETKEKTEDGKVIYSVPIMGGDFKIESKLGIKKGVAGGNFFIMADSNMAALTAAEVAVDAIYNVEKTITPFPGGIVASGSKVGYTNPKYSFMAATTNEKMCPTLKDSVESSIPEDVNGVYEIVIDGVDEEAVKAAMKAGIEAATKIPGVKQITAGNYGGKLGKHQIQLQELF; encoded by the coding sequence ATGGAATTAAACGGAGTAGCAATAGACAACACCTTCGCAGAAGGATTTCCAATTTGGACCTCAAGAGTATTAATAACAGCAGCAACTGAAAGATTAGCAAAAGTTGCAGCAACAGAAGCAACAGGTTTCGCTTGTTCAGTTATCATGTGCCCTGCAGAAGCAGGTATTGAAAAATACGTAGCACCTGCAGAAACACCAGACGGAAGACCTGGTTACATCGTAGAAATCTGCCACCCTAAAAAATCAGGATTGGAACACCAATTATTAGAAAGATTAGGACAATGTGTTTTAACAGCACCAACAACCGCAGTTTACGATGCAATGGGGGAAGATGCAGAAGAACAATTGAAAGTAGGTTTCAAATTAAAATTCTTCGGTGACGGATACGAAACAAAAGAAAAAACAGAAGATGGAAAAGTTATCTATTCAGTACCAATCATGGGTGGAGACTTCAAAATCGAAAGTAAATTGGGAATTAAAAAAGGAGTAGCTGGTGGAAACTTCTTCATCATGGCTGACTCAAACATGGCAGCATTAACCGCAGCAGAAGTTGCTGTTGACGCAATTTACAATGTGGAAAAAACAATTACCCCATTCCCTGGTGGTATTGTAGCATCAGGAAGTAAGGTAGGTTATACAAACCCTAAATACAGCTTCATGGCAGCAACAACAAACGAAAAAATGTGCCCTACATTAAAAGACAGTGTTGAATCATCAATTCCAGAAGATGTTAACGGTGTTTACGAAATCGTTATTGATGGTGTAGATGAAGAAGCAGTTAAAGCAGCAATGAAAGCAGGTATTGAAGCAGCAACAAAAATCCCTGGCGTTAAACAAATTACAGCTGGTAACTACGGTGGTAAATTAGGAAAACACCAAATCCAACTCCAAGAATTATTCTAA
- a CDS encoding DEAD/DEAH box helicase, translating into MEFRDLNISESILERLDEKGFKEPTQIQEKAIPIVLDTELDVVGQAQTGTGKTLAFGLPILQKIQEKIQEEGRKNKKAVKAIILTPTRELALQVHDEIDSVNNGNRLRLCTVYGGSSIEKQINKLRNGVDIVIGTPGRVIDHLGRRTLKLNDIDFLVLDEADEMLNLGFIDDVEEIMSKCKPDCRKLLFSATLPKSIMELVELHMGEYETIKVKSKALTTELTEQIYYEVKEHDKFELLRRIIDKEPGFYGLVFCKTKADVDQLMRRLNDENYSSEALHGDMNQKQRELALSRFKSHKIDIMIATDVAARGIDINELTHVINYDIPQNPEAYVHRIGRTGRAGNKGTAITFVEPREFRRFKYIMKISKSDAKKEKIPDVTEIVELTKNNIIEKLKQIIQAENAENAENADDLENYEFENLEIVDELVDLADSKIIIDKLISQLFKEELNRKSYGRIGEYGARRGNDRNDRDRRDGRRSDRNDRGDRDRRDGRRSDRNDRSDRNDRDRRDNRRRSNDGGSRLFVALGSIDNMDTRRLLRKVTEKSDVSKENITEVNVYRNFSFISADEGTAKRIVDAFRSERRNGKPLIEYAKR; encoded by the coding sequence ATGGAATTTAGAGATTTAAACATATCTGAAAGCATATTAGAAAGGCTTGACGAAAAAGGATTCAAGGAACCTACTCAAATACAAGAAAAAGCAATACCTATAGTATTAGACACAGAATTGGATGTAGTTGGACAAGCACAAACAGGAACTGGAAAAACACTCGCATTTGGTCTACCAATACTCCAAAAAATACAAGAAAAAATACAAGAAGAAGGTAGAAAAAATAAAAAAGCTGTAAAAGCTATTATTTTAACACCTACAAGAGAATTGGCTTTGCAAGTTCACGATGAGATAGATTCTGTAAACAACGGTAATAGATTAAGATTGTGCACTGTTTACGGTGGTTCAAGCATTGAAAAACAAATAAACAAGTTGAGAAATGGCGTTGACATAGTAATTGGTACCCCGGGAAGAGTAATCGACCACTTAGGTAGAAGAACACTTAAGTTGAACGATATTGACTTTTTAGTACTCGACGAAGCTGACGAAATGCTCAATTTAGGTTTTATCGACGATGTTGAAGAAATTATGAGTAAATGTAAACCAGACTGTAGAAAATTACTTTTCTCAGCAACACTTCCTAAAAGTATCATGGAACTCGTAGAACTTCACATGGGAGAATATGAAACAATTAAAGTTAAAAGTAAGGCTTTAACAACCGAATTAACTGAACAAATCTATTATGAAGTTAAAGAACATGATAAATTTGAATTATTAAGAAGAATAATCGACAAAGAACCTGGCTTCTATGGTTTAGTATTCTGTAAAACAAAAGCAGACGTTGACCAATTAATGAGAAGATTAAATGATGAAAATTACTCTTCAGAAGCTTTACATGGGGACATGAACCAAAAGCAAAGAGAATTGGCTCTTTCAAGATTCAAAAGCCATAAAATTGACATAATGATTGCTACAGACGTTGCAGCAAGAGGTATCGACATTAACGAACTTACACACGTTATCAACTACGATATCCCTCAAAATCCTGAAGCTTACGTACACAGAATTGGTAGAACCGGAAGAGCAGGAAATAAAGGTACTGCAATAACTTTCGTAGAACCAAGAGAATTTAGAAGATTTAAATACATTATGAAAATCTCAAAATCTGACGCTAAAAAGGAAAAAATACCTGATGTAACAGAAATCGTTGAATTAACTAAAAATAACATAATTGAAAAATTAAAGCAGATAATTCAGGCAGAAAATGCTGAAAATGCTGAAAATGCTGATGATTTAGAAAATTATGAATTTGAGAACTTAGAAATTGTGGATGAGTTAGTAGATTTAGCAGATTCCAAAATAATCATTGATAAATTAATCTCACAATTATTTAAGGAAGAACTCAATAGAAAATCCTACGGAAGAATCGGCGAGTACGGTGCTAGAAGAGGAAATGATAGAAACGATAGGGATAGAAGAGACGGTAGAAGAAGCGACAGAAATGATAGGGGCGACAGAGATAGAAGAGACGGTAGAAGAAGCGACAGAAATGATAGAAGCGACAGAAACGACAGAGATAGAAGAGATAATAGAAGAAGAAGTAACGATGGCGGTTCAAGATTATTTGTAGCTTTAGGTTCAATCGATAACATGGACACAAGAAGATTACTTAGAAAAGTTACTGAAAAATCTGACGTTTCAAAAGAAAATATCACTGAAGTAAACGTTTACAGAAATTTCTCATTCATTTCTGCAGATGAAGGTACTGCAAAAAGAATTGTTGATGCTTTTAGATCTGAAAGAAGAAACGGAAAACCATTAATTGAATACGCAAAAAGATAA